From Thunnus maccoyii chromosome 21, fThuMac1.1, whole genome shotgun sequence, the proteins below share one genomic window:
- the si:ch211-285f17.1 gene encoding sickle tail protein homolog isoform X8 → MEGDRHRSNMSRSPKHGPSPQPSIGDQVDHLSLASLDSLDTMSEADAPTAFTRGSRVRASLPVVRSTNQTKDRSLGVLYLQYGDETKQIRMPNEITSIDTVRALFVSAFSQQLTMKMLESPSVAVYVKDDMRNMYYELTDVRNITDHSCLKVYHKDPAQAFSHGPRPANGDARMHGEMVHAGRDGQHPLRQPPMGPPAHHPMQGTLPPSPHSMPPSPSRIPFGPRQGSIPGSATIPRDRLSNANPPARSISPCPSAILERRDVKPDEDMGGKSHSLARGNEGLYADPYLLQEGRISMATAHGPHPNPGLDGPEHGMGGFHRASIRSTSSYSGPSPTDSIDHPSLYRQKSRNSQLPTLGSKTPPPSPHRMAEVRMIDIHGGPPHAGPPHGGPPHGGPPHGGPPHGGPPHGGPPHGVPPHGVPPHGVPPHGVPMERSSPVRQSFRKEEVTGTKPRNNMGSPVVSDIQGHLQGPIPPASDHQTRERMKAMEQQIASLTGLVQHALLKGPNTSGTKEPLSERPPKTSSPAHSAHSSGGSPVLAPKSSVAPSDKGSVPLKVNLLQFRKNVSDLRMQLHQMRQLQLQNQEALRVQLKRAEQEISVKLAEAMRRLEDPVQRQRALVEEDRHKYLGLEERVLTQLGELEQYVGSLQKDSAASHRVVTLKDVEEGAVTLRKVGESLAGLKGEFPALQTRMRAVLRVEVEAVKFLKEEPHKLDSMLKRVKSLTDTLSSLRRCATEGPQKGPDPLANVPVDNSPSAAAVAEAPAEAPSASVQPGSTADPLEPQSSTIRSEVMPSSPMVIHHVQSSPVHMQQSQQSAALTTQPSPPLTPSPTHVPSPNPSKSQGRESPKGADSDPPSPARHKKTHGNPVNNGNGTANQVLVIEELQNSQDKCKNRAMSIEAAEKEWEERRQKMGHYDGKEFDKILQEAQANMMKGIPCLEVEENPALLLAATGEQDIHSPVESPSEEPQSESLSDKPAKKGPEKLPKPVMEKAAKPALERPSKTATKPTDSFTKQGSEKSNKSPPPPPPPRKTYPSSSSGMTTTRSGEVVYTSRKESVSAQVSLEGEEEGPSPTPQPKPTKVPPETKPKSATPPPVPAPVTGEEEDEGDKIMAELQVFQKCTVKDIGVKNLVEPTTRIEPQIRELRPGALLPLKEKKQNSEPSREDKDPDTDENGNTTVRQSQGVIYYVTGKIPKDHPPPSGTEETLEHREPTQPPSQVSNVNVNDNSPSQQQQQEQQQQQQQQEPQQPPKSPPPITPPPISPKPVGLKGFKLPKKQVKRSESLKTSAEMEKGNILNKINTEKKSKVTQEHVSSSKNVIPEPVATSTVSTVREGPKSSGVPPKKAPIEDSDPPKTNCEEGDEEASLSPDLPGEEAPPPPDNIAFMITNTKVQALSCGEYQELVNAKKGSVQTVTVGGATNRGNTTSDPTVPPDNGFHKKPVIIIFDEPMDIRSAYKRLSTIFECEEELERMLAEERIDEESEESDTERSGSLQVKAGETKVVDGKKVSSSQGTGDHTSLSSSSSSSIAELTDSGMNMESNGEAKQDGKKKFKFKFPKKQLAALTQAIRTGTKSGKKTLQVVVYEDEEESDGTVRQHKEAKRFEIMRSKPLADTSKSAPLKRQNSDSLGRTDEIRKNTYKTLDSLEQTIKQLETTISEMGPCSPEEPVCTEDAKGENGKISGVGLKRSSSLPTSKGSGPKILSKNSLQKKNKPQLLPRPVVIPTTTNTTVPSAPSTVQQNTSVASPTSRMPVPLSAKSRQSPGTTDKAGKQQKLQDAQRQFRQANGSAKRVGGDHKTTSPTIPISKIPAFYPSSTKGSSQSAQSSDATNPINPASSSSSSSSSSSVTKSSILSSHTPRSSSLPSSHIPSLSNGSLKLPTPSQHTGKALSFSSQTQNGRVHSSSSFSSSSSSSSSSPSPLSPTPLGPGGKSIRTIHTPSFTSYRSHNGSSGKSCIPTATTAKDTA, encoded by the exons AGCAGAAGCCCCAAGCACGGCCCCAGCCCTCAGCCCAGCATCGGCGACCAGGTTGACCATCTCTCCCTGGCCTCCCTGGACTCATTGGACACCATGTCTGAGGCCGACGCACCCACAGCCTTCACTCGAGGCAGCCGGGTTCGTGCCAGCCTGCCAGTGGTGCGATCAACCAACCAGACAAAGGACCGCTCGCTAG GTGTGCTGTACCTGCAGTACGGGGACGAGACCAAACAGATCCGCATGCCTAATGAGATCACCAGCATCGACACAGTCAGAGCTCTGTTTGTTAGTGCCTTCTCGCAGCAGCTCACCATGAAGATGTTGGAGTCTCCTAGCGTCGCCGTCTACGTCAAAGACGACATGAGGAATATGTACTACGAGCTTACTGATGTCAG GAACATCACAGACCACTCCTGCCTGAAAGTCTACCACAAAGATCCAGCACAGGCTTTCAGCCATGGGCCCAGACCTGCCAACGGCGACGCCAGG ATGCACGGTGAGATGGTGCATGCTGGCCGTGATGGTCAGCACCCTCTGAGACAGCCCCCCATGGGTCCGCCAGCACACCATCCCATGCAGGGAactctccccccctctccccaCTCCATGCCCCCATCACCCTCCAGAATCCCATTCGGTCCACGGCAGGGCTCTATACCCGGCAGTGCCACCATTCCAAGGGACCGACTGTCTAACGCTAACCCTCCAGCCCGCTCCATCTCGCCCTGTCCCAGCGCCATCCTGGAGAGACGGGACGTCAAGCCAGATGAGGACATGGGTGGGAAAAGCCACAGTCTAGCCAGAGGTAATGAGGGGTTGTATGCAGACCCATACCTTCTCCAAGAAGGAAGAATAAGCATGGCAACTGCCCATGGACCACACCCAAACCCTGGGCTTGATGGTCCAGAGCATGGCATGGGGGGATTTCACCGTGCCTCTATCCGCTCCACAAGCTCTTATAGTGGACCCAGCCCCACAGACTCCATTGATCACCCTTCCCTGTACAGGCAGAAGTCCAGAAACAGCCAGCTGCCTACTTTGGGCTCCAAGACTCCTCCCCCATCCCCTCACCGGATGGCTGAGGTACGGATGATCGACATCCATGGTGGGCCTCCCCATGCTGGGCCTCCCCATGGTGGGCCTCCTCATGGCGGGCCTCCCCATGGCGGGCCTCCTCATGGCGGGCCTCCTCATGGCGGGCCTCCTCATGGTGTTCCACCGCATGGTGTTCCACCACATGGTGTTCCACCTCATGGTGTTCCCATGGAGAGAAGCTCACCTGTCCGCCAGTCCTTCAGGAAGGAGGAGGTAACAGGGACCAAGCCCCGAAACAACATGGGATCACCTGTGGTTTCAGACATCCAGGGTCACCTTCAGGGGCCTATCCCACCTGCCAGTGACCATCAGACACG AGAGCGAATGAAGGCTATGGAGCAACAGATTGCCAGCTTGACTGGTCTTGTTCAGCATGCACTTTTAAAGGGGCCAAACACTAGTGGCACCAAGGAGCCTTTAAG TGAGAGACCACCGAAGACATCATCTCCAGCCCACAGTGCACATAGCTCAG GTGGTTCCCCAGTCTTGGCTCCTAAGAGTAGTGTAGCCCCATCAGACAAGGGCTCAGTTCCTCTCAAAGTCAACCTCCTGCAGTTCAGGAAGAATGTTTCTGACCTCAGGATGCAACTGCATCAGATGAGACAGCTGCAG CTCCAGAACCAGGAGGCATTGCGAGTGCAACTGAAGCGGGCAGAACAGGAAATCAGTGTTAAACTTGCAGAGGCAATGCGTCGTCTGGAGGACCCTGTTCAGAGGCAGAGGGCTTTGGTGGAAGAGGACAGGCACAAGTACTTGGGTCTGGAGGAGCGTGTCCTTACACAACTTGG TGAGCTGGAGCAGTATGTAGGCTCTCTACAGAAGGactctgcagcatcacacagagTGGTGACCCTGAAGGACGTGGAAGAGGGGGCAGTGACTCTGAGGAAGGTGGGAGAATCTCTGGCAGGACTCAAAG GAGAGTTTCCAGCCCTACAAACCAGGATGCGGGCTGTGCTcagggtggaggtggaggccgtCAAGTTCTTGAAGGAGGAGCCCCATAAACTGGACAGCATGCTGAAAAGGGTCAAGAGCCTGACTGATACACTCAGCAGTCTGAGAAG ATGTGCTACTGAGGGCCCTCAGAAAGGACCTGATCCTTTGGCTAATGTCCCAGTGGACAACAgcccttcagcagcagcagtagcagagGCCCCTGCTGAAGCTCCCTCAGCATCAGTCCAACCTGGCTCCACAGCAGACCCACTGGAACCCCAGAGCTCCACCATCAGATCAGAGGTGATGCCTTCCTCCCCGATGGTCATCCATCATGTCCAGAGCTCCCCGGTCCACATGCAGCAGTCCCAGCAGTCTGCAGCCTTGACCACTCAGCCCAGTCCTCCGCTCACCCCTAGTCCCACTCATGTTCCCAGTCCCAACCCAAGCAAGAGTCAAGGCCGGGAATCTCCCAAGGGGGCAGACTCAGATCCACCGAGTCCTGCCCGTCATAAGAAGACACATGGGAACCCGGTGAATAATGGCAACGGCACTGCCAACCAGGTTCTTGTCATAGAAGAGCTGCAGAACAGTCAGGACAAATGCAAAAACAGAGCTATGTCCATAGAG GCAGCAGAAAAGGAGTGGGAAGAGAGGAGGCAGAAGATGGGTCATTATGACGGAAAAGAGTTTGATAAGATCCTCCAGGAGGCCCAGGCCAACATGATGAAGGGCATTCCCTGTCTAGAAGTGGAAGAAAACCCAGCACTGCTCCTTGCTGCCACTGGAGAACAAGACATCCACAGCCCTGTGGAGTCACCATCAG AAGAGCCCCAGTCTGAGTCTCTCTCAGACAAACCAGCCAAGAAGGGGCCTGAGAAACTCCCAAAGCCTGTGATGGAGAAAGCAGCCAAGCCTGCACTGGAGAGACCCTCGAAGACTGCGACCAAGCCCACTGACAGTTTTACCAAGCAGGGGTCTGAAAAGTCCAACAAgtctccaccaccaccacctcctccgaGAAAGACCTACCCCAGCTCGAGCTCAGGCATGACAACTACACGATCTGGCGAGGTGGTCTACACTAGCAGAAAGGAGTCTGTATCAGCTCAGGTTAGTCTG GAGGGTGAAGAAGAGGGCCCATCTCCCACTCCTCAACCCAAGCCCACAAAGGTTCCACCAGAGACCAAGCCAAAGTCTGCAACCCCTCCTCCTGTCCCTGCTCCTGTTactggagaagaggaggatgaaggggaCAAGATCATGGCAGAGCTCCAG GTTTTCCAGAAGTGCACAGTTAAGGATATAGGGGTGAAAAATTTGGTAGAGCCCACCACTCGAATTGAACCACAAATCAGAGAACTAAGACCAGGGGCTTTATTGCCCCTCAAAGAGAAAAAG CAGAACTCAGAGCCCAGTCGAGAGGATAAAGATCCTGACACAGATGAAAACGGGAACACTACTGTCCGACAGAGCCAAGGG GTGATATACTATGTGACTGGAAAGATCCCCAAAGACCATCCACCCCCATCAGGAACGGAGGAAACCCTTGAACACCGAGAGCCCACACAGCCTCCATCACAGGTGTCAAATGTCAATGTTAATGACAATTCTCCAAgccagcaacagcagcaggagcagcagcagcagcagcagcagcaggagccaCAACAGCCACCCAAATCACCCCCACCTATAACTCCTCCACCTATATCACCTAAACCTGTGGGACTGAAGGGATTCAAACTGCCCAAGAAGCAAGTTAAACGCTCAGAATCCTTGAAGACTAGTGCAGAAATGGAGAAGGGAAATATCCTCAacaaaattaacactgaaaagaaaagtaaagtcACTCAGGAGCATGTTTCTTCTAGTAAGAATGTAATACCCGAGCCTGTGGCAACCTCAACAGTCAGTACTGTGAGAGAGGGACCTAAAAGTTCTGGTGTGCCACCAAAAAAGGCTCCTATTGAGGACAGTGATCCACCTAAAACTAACTGTGAGGAGGGTGATGAAGAGGCTAGTCTCAGTCCTGACTTACCTGGAGAAGAGGCACCTCCACCCCCTGACAATATAGCCTTTATGATCACTAACACCAAGGTTCAGGCCCTGTCTTGTGGTGAGTACCAGGAACTGGTCAATGCCAAGAAAGGAAGCGTCCAGACTGTTACTGTAGGTGGTGCCACAAACCGAGGTAACACCACATCGGATCCCACTGTGCCCCCGGACAATGGCTTCCACAAGAAGCCCGTCATCATCATTTTTGACGAGCCCATGGACATCCGTTCAGCTTACAAGCGCCTTTCCACCATCTTTGAGTgtgaggaggagctggagaggaTGCTAGCAGAAGAGCGCATCGACGAGGAGAGTGAGGAGTCTGACACGGAGAGGAGTGGTTCGCTGCAGGTAAAAGCCGGAGAGACCAAGGTGGTTGATGGCAAAAAGGTCAGCTCTTCACAGGGCACTGGAGACCACACTAGCTTATCgtcctcatcttcatcttcaatCGCTGAACTGACAGATAGTGGAATGAACATGGAATCAAATGGAGAAGCTAAGCAGGATGGTAAGAAGAAGTTCAAGTTTAAGTTCCCTAAGAAACAGCTGGCAGCGCTGACCCAGGCCATTCGCACAGGCACCAAGTCAGGCAAGAAAACTCTACAGGTGGTCGTGTATGAAGACGAGGAGGAATCCGATGGTACTGTAAGGCAGCACAAAGAAGCGAAGAGATTTGAGATTATGCGCTCAAAACCCTTAGCAGACACGTCTAAGTCAGCCCCGCTGAAGAGGCAGAACTCGGACTCCCTCGGCAGGACGGATGAGATCCGGAAGAACACCTACAAGACACTGGACAGCCTAGAACAGACCATTAAGCAGCTGGAGACCACTATAAGTGAAATGGGACCTTGCTCCCCTGAGGAACCAGTTTGCACAGAGGATGCGAAAGGAGAGAATGGGAAAATCTCAGGAGTGGGGCTGAAGAGGTCCTCCTCTCTCCCTACCTCCAAAGGGTCTGGCCCTAAGATACTCAGCAAAAATtcattgcagaagaagaataAACCTCAGCTCCTTCCTCGGCCTGTAGTCatccccaccaccaccaacaccactgTCCCCAGTGCCCCCAGCACCGTACAACAG AATACCAGTGTCGCTTCCCCTACTAGTCGGATGCCCGTCCCTTTGTCTGCGAAGTCCAGGCAGTCGCCGGGTACTACtgacaaagcaggaaaacagcaaaaactgCAGGACGCTCAGAGGCAGTTCCGACAG GCTAACGGAAGTGCTAAAAGAGTGGGAGGGGATCATAAAACTACTTCCCCTACTATACCCATCTCTAAAATCCCTGCTTTTTATCCTAGCTCTACTAAAGGCAGCTCCCAGTCTGCACAAAGCTCAGATGCTACTAATCCCATTAACccagcctcctcttcctcctcctcctcctcctcctcctctgtcacaAAGTCCTCCATCCTGTCCTCTCACACTCCTCGTTCCAGTTCCCTACCCTCCTCCCACATCCCCTCCCTGTCTAACGGATCCCTCAAACTCCCTACACCCTCACAGCACACAGGTAAAGCTCTCTCGTTCTCCTCGCAGACTCAGAATGGTCGAGTgcactcctcctcttcattctcctcctcctcatcctcctcctcctcctccccctcccctctgtcGCCCACACCTTTGGGCCCAGGTGGAAAGAGCATCCGCACCATACACACCCCCAGCTTCACCAGCTACAGGTCCCACAACGGCAGCAGCGGCAAATCCTGCATCCCAACAGCCACAACAGCTAAGGACACTGCCTAG